One region of Vibrio pelagius genomic DNA includes:
- the tsaD gene encoding tRNA (adenosine(37)-N6)-threonylcarbamoyltransferase complex transferase subunit TsaD gives MRIIGIETSCDETGIAIYDDEQGLLSHQLYSQVKLHADYGGVVPELASRDHVKKTIPLIKAALKEANLTSKDIDGVAYTAGPGLVGALLVGATIGRSIAYAWGVPAVPVHHMEGHLLAPMLEDNPPPFPFVALLVSGGHTMMVEVKGIGEYRILGESIDDAAGEAFDKTAKLMGLDYPGGPLLSRLAEKGTPGRFKFPRPMTDRPGLDMSFSGLKTFAANTIRDNDDSEQTRADIAYAFQEAVCGTLVIKCKRALAETGMKRIVIAGGVSANKQLRAELEALAKKIGGEVYYPRTEFCTDNGAMIAYAGMQRLKNGEVADLSVQATPRWPIDQLEPIAE, from the coding sequence ATGCGCATTATTGGTATTGAAACCTCTTGTGATGAAACAGGAATCGCAATTTATGATGATGAGCAAGGTCTGCTTTCTCATCAACTCTACAGCCAGGTAAAACTGCACGCCGATTACGGTGGTGTTGTTCCTGAGCTTGCATCACGTGATCACGTGAAGAAAACCATTCCACTGATCAAAGCGGCTCTTAAAGAAGCAAACTTAACCTCTAAAGACATTGATGGTGTTGCTTACACAGCAGGCCCTGGTTTGGTAGGTGCTCTTCTTGTTGGTGCGACGATTGGTCGCAGTATTGCTTACGCTTGGGGCGTTCCAGCCGTGCCAGTACACCATATGGAAGGCCATCTACTTGCTCCCATGCTAGAAGATAACCCACCACCGTTCCCGTTTGTGGCACTGCTGGTATCGGGTGGTCATACCATGATGGTTGAAGTAAAAGGCATTGGTGAATATCGTATTCTGGGTGAGTCAATTGATGACGCAGCTGGTGAAGCCTTCGACAAAACCGCGAAGTTGATGGGTTTAGATTACCCAGGTGGTCCACTGCTTTCTCGCTTGGCAGAAAAGGGCACGCCGGGTCGCTTTAAGTTCCCGCGCCCAATGACGGATCGTCCTGGTCTAGATATGAGCTTCTCAGGTCTAAAAACCTTTGCAGCTAATACCATTCGTGACAATGACGATAGCGAACAGACTCGCGCAGACATCGCATACGCGTTCCAAGAGGCGGTTTGTGGCACCTTGGTAATCAAGTGTAAGCGTGCCTTGGCGGAGACTGGCATGAAACGTATAGTTATTGCTGGTGGTGTGAGTGCAAACAAGCAGTTACGAGCAGAACTTGAAGCGCTAGCGAAGAAGATTGGCGGTGAGGTTTACTACCCGCGCACTGAGTTTTGTACTGACAATGGTGCAATGATCGCTTATGCAGGTATGCAGCGTCTTAAGAACGGTGAGGTGGCTGATCTTTCAGTTCAAGCGACACCACGCTGGCCTATCGATCAGCTTGAGCCTATTGCTGAGTAA
- a CDS encoding alpha/beta fold hydrolase yields MNNFTIENQNMAYLDEGQGPVLVFGHSYLWDSAMWQPQLEALKSKYRCIVPELWSHGQSDAAPSSMRTLKDYAQHVLALLDHLGVEEFSIVGLSVGGMWGTELVELAPSRVKTLVLMDTFVGLEPEVAHAKYFSMLDTIAQTKMVPPPIVEAVVPLFFANQAEQNSPALVKGFTEFLSQLSGEHAEQVARIGRIVFGRRDMIESIEKFALPVLVAVGQEDKPRPVLESYLMHDCISGSELAVIPNAGHISSLEQPEFVNEMLASFLDKHLLV; encoded by the coding sequence ATGAACAATTTCACTATTGAAAACCAAAACATGGCGTACCTAGATGAAGGGCAAGGGCCTGTACTAGTGTTCGGTCACAGCTATCTATGGGATAGTGCAATGTGGCAACCTCAATTAGAGGCGCTGAAATCTAAGTACCGTTGTATTGTTCCTGAGCTTTGGTCACACGGTCAATCTGATGCGGCGCCAAGCTCAATGCGCACGCTAAAAGATTATGCTCAACATGTTTTGGCACTGCTTGATCATTTGGGTGTTGAGGAGTTCTCAATTGTTGGTCTATCGGTAGGCGGCATGTGGGGGACAGAGTTGGTTGAATTGGCACCGTCTCGAGTGAAAACGCTAGTACTTATGGATACCTTTGTTGGTCTAGAGCCAGAAGTAGCACACGCTAAGTACTTCTCAATGTTAGATACCATCGCCCAGACCAAGATGGTTCCACCACCGATTGTTGAAGCGGTGGTTCCTTTGTTCTTCGCGAATCAAGCAGAGCAAAATAGCCCTGCGCTAGTGAAAGGTTTTACAGAGTTTCTGTCGCAGCTAAGCGGTGAGCACGCAGAACAGGTCGCACGTATTGGGCGCATAGTGTTCGGACGCCGCGACATGATCGAATCGATAGAGAAGTTTGCTTTACCAGTCTTGGTTGCCGTAGGTCAAGAAGACAAACCTCGTCCGGTATTGGAATCTTACTTAATGCATGATTGCATTTCAGGTAGCGAGTTAGCTGTAATTCCAAATGCTGGCCATATTAGTAGCTTAGAACAGCCTGAGTTTGTAAATGAGATGCTTGCGAGCTTCTTAGATAAGCATCTGTTGGTGTAA
- the plsY gene encoding glycerol-3-phosphate 1-O-acyltransferase PlsY produces the protein MTPLALIMIIAAYLLGSISSAVLICRIARLPDPRTVGSNNPGATNVLRIGGKAAAASVLLCDMLKGTIPVWLGYFLDIDPIILGVVAIAACLGHMYPIFFHFKGGKGVATALGAIAPIGLDLTGMIMGTWLLVAFLFRYSSLAAIVTVLVTPFYAWMVKPQYTLPVAMLCCLIVLRHHQNIRRLLDGSEPKLGQKKSA, from the coding sequence ATGACTCCATTGGCACTCATTATGATCATTGCAGCCTATCTACTAGGTTCAATCTCAAGTGCGGTCTTGATATGCCGAATCGCGCGTCTGCCTGATCCCAGAACGGTGGGCTCAAATAACCCCGGTGCTACCAATGTATTGCGTATCGGTGGTAAAGCCGCGGCAGCCTCTGTACTGCTGTGTGACATGCTAAAGGGCACGATTCCTGTCTGGCTCGGTTACTTTCTCGATATCGACCCTATCATTCTGGGTGTTGTCGCGATTGCCGCATGTTTAGGTCATATGTACCCGATCTTCTTCCACTTTAAAGGTGGCAAAGGTGTCGCGACCGCCTTGGGTGCAATCGCACCTATTGGTCTTGATCTTACTGGTATGATTATGGGTACTTGGCTACTGGTCGCGTTTCTCTTCCGTTACTCATCCTTAGCTGCGATTGTGACTGTGTTAGTCACTCCGTTTTATGCATGGATGGTTAAACCACAGTACACGCTTCCTGTTGCCATGTTGTGTTGCCTCATCGTATTGCGTCATCATCAAAATATTCGTCGATTACTCGATGGTAGTGAACCCAAATTAGGACAAAAAAAATCGGCGTAA
- the folB gene encoding dihydroneopterin aldolase: MALDKVFIEQLEVITTIGVYDWEQEIKQKLVLDIEMAHDNRPAGKSDDVVDALDYSKVSTAVLEHIENGRFLLVERVAEEIAELIMTQFSVPWIKIRLAKPGAVPQAKAVGVVIERGQA; encoded by the coding sequence ATGGCACTGGATAAAGTTTTCATCGAACAGTTAGAAGTGATCACAACGATTGGTGTGTATGACTGGGAACAAGAAATTAAGCAAAAGCTAGTGCTTGATATAGAAATGGCTCACGACAACCGCCCTGCAGGTAAAAGTGATGATGTGGTTGATGCTTTAGATTATTCAAAGGTGAGCACGGCGGTTCTTGAGCACATTGAAAATGGTCGCTTCCTATTGGTTGAGCGTGTCGCAGAAGAGATCGCTGAGTTGATCATGACGCAATTCTCAGTGCCGTGGATCAAGATCCGCCTGGCGAAACCGGGCGCAGTGCCTCAAGCGAAAGCTGTAGGCGTGGTCATCGAACGAGGCCAAGCATGA
- the folK gene encoding 2-amino-4-hydroxy-6-hydroxymethyldihydropteridine diphosphokinase codes for MTIAYVGVGTNIDRDKHAKAAWLELQSLGSNLRCSSIYHCEPVGFDSHPFYNFVIELDTLLSLTEFSQQLRKIEFKYGRAKDAHKLQDRNLDLDIVLFGDVVSSQKPQLPRSDIFKYPFVTQPLYDLCPSRVIPQDGRTVSEIWQKMEQLDSLSVVDIEL; via the coding sequence ATGACCATTGCTTATGTCGGGGTCGGCACCAATATCGACCGTGACAAACATGCCAAGGCCGCTTGGCTAGAGTTGCAATCTTTGGGGAGTAATCTACGTTGCTCCTCAATTTATCACTGTGAACCAGTGGGGTTTGACAGCCATCCGTTCTATAACTTCGTGATTGAGCTCGATACTTTGTTGTCATTGACCGAATTTTCACAACAGCTGCGTAAAATTGAGTTTAAATACGGGCGCGCGAAGGATGCTCATAAGTTGCAAGATCGCAATTTAGATCTCGATATTGTGCTGTTTGGTGATGTGGTTTCTTCTCAAAAACCTCAACTGCCTCGCAGTGATATCTTTAAATATCCTTTTGTCACACAACCACTATATGATCTCTGTCCTTCTCGTGTAATCCCTCAGGATGGGCGAACCGTCAGTGAAATATGGCAGAAAATGGAGCAGCTAGACTCTCTCTCTGTTGTAGATATAGAACTATAA
- a CDS encoding undecaprenyl-diphosphate phosphatase — protein sequence MSYFEAFILALVQGFTEFLPISSSAHLILPSAVLGWEDQGLAFDVAVHVGTLAAVVIYFRKEVISLLNAFFGSVFKGDRSKEAKLAWMIILATIPACVFGLLMKDIIELYLRSAWVIATTTIVFGLLLWWVDKNSALRDDEYQAGWKKALFVGLAQAMAMIPGTSRSGATITAALYLGFTREAAARFSFLMSIPIITLAGGYLGLKLVTSGDPIHFGTLLTGIVVSFISAYICIHFFLKLISRMGMTPFVIYRLILGCGLFAFLMMQ from the coding sequence ATGAGTTATTTTGAAGCGTTTATTTTGGCGTTGGTGCAAGGCTTTACCGAGTTTTTGCCGATCTCAAGTTCGGCACACTTGATCCTTCCTTCAGCTGTACTTGGCTGGGAAGACCAAGGTTTGGCATTCGATGTGGCGGTACACGTTGGTACATTGGCGGCTGTAGTGATCTATTTTCGCAAAGAAGTTATTTCACTACTGAATGCGTTTTTTGGTTCCGTGTTCAAAGGTGATCGAAGTAAAGAAGCGAAACTGGCTTGGATGATTATCTTAGCGACCATTCCTGCGTGTGTGTTTGGCCTATTGATGAAAGACATCATTGAGCTTTACCTGCGTAGTGCGTGGGTTATCGCGACCACGACTATCGTGTTTGGTTTGTTGTTATGGTGGGTAGATAAGAACTCAGCACTGCGTGATGATGAGTATCAAGCGGGTTGGAAGAAGGCACTATTCGTTGGTTTGGCGCAAGCGATGGCGATGATCCCTGGTACGTCTCGTTCAGGCGCAACTATTACAGCTGCGTTGTACCTTGGCTTTACCCGTGAAGCGGCAGCACGTTTCTCTTTCCTAATGTCGATTCCTATTATCACGCTAGCGGGCGGCTACTTAGGTCTTAAGCTAGTTACCAGTGGTGATCCAATCCATTTTGGTACTTTGTTGACGGGGATTGTGGTCTCTTTCATCAGCGCTTATATCTGTATTCACTTCTTCTTGAAGTTAATCTCTCGTATGGGTATGACGCCATTTGTTATCTACCGTCTGATTCTAGGCTGTGGTCTGTTTGCTTTCTTGATGATGCAATAA
- a CDS encoding multifunctional CCA addition/repair protein has product MLAIKSSSDKRFRGDKLQNYDGLPVHQSLNRYLVGGAVRDQLLNIASYDKDWVVVGSTPQQMEELGFTAVGKEFPVFLHPKTKEEHALARTEKKSGSGYTGFECYFAPDVTLEEDLMRRDLTINAIAQDEQGTLYDPYHGQQDLENRVLRHVSDAFVEDPLRVLRVARFAAKLHHLGFTVAPETMEMMRRIVESGELEHLTAERVWQEWHKSLSTPHPEIFLSTLRECGALAVVLPELDALFGVPQPEKWHPEIDTGIHTLMVAQQAALLSTSLPVRFAAQVHDLGKGVTPPNEWPSHKMHCHTGIKLIKSLCERVRVPNEFRDLALLVCEQHSNIHRAGELKPATFLKILNKFDVWRKPERLNDILLCCQADHAGRKGLEFEPYPQKPRFEAAYQAALGVDVKAVIADGFKGKEIRDEQEKRRVQAIERALVTT; this is encoded by the coding sequence TTGCTCGCCATAAAGTCCAGCAGTGATAAAAGATTTCGAGGTGATAAGTTGCAAAACTACGATGGCTTACCAGTACACCAGAGCCTAAACAGATATTTGGTAGGTGGTGCCGTACGTGACCAATTACTGAACATTGCGAGCTACGACAAAGATTGGGTTGTCGTCGGCAGTACGCCGCAGCAGATGGAAGAACTTGGGTTTACCGCCGTTGGTAAAGAGTTTCCAGTTTTCTTGCACCCAAAAACTAAAGAAGAGCACGCACTAGCACGAACTGAGAAAAAGTCTGGCTCTGGCTATACAGGTTTTGAGTGCTATTTTGCACCTGACGTTACCCTCGAAGAAGATCTCATGCGTCGCGACCTAACCATCAACGCTATCGCACAAGATGAACAAGGTACACTCTACGATCCCTATCATGGTCAACAAGACCTAGAGAACCGCGTCCTAAGACACGTCTCAGACGCCTTTGTCGAAGATCCACTGCGCGTGCTGCGTGTGGCTCGTTTCGCCGCCAAGCTTCATCATTTGGGCTTTACCGTTGCGCCAGAAACTATGGAGATGATGCGACGTATCGTTGAGTCCGGTGAATTAGAGCATCTGACAGCAGAGCGTGTCTGGCAAGAGTGGCACAAATCACTCAGTACACCACATCCAGAAATTTTCTTATCAACCTTGAGAGAGTGCGGTGCCCTAGCCGTGGTACTCCCAGAGTTGGACGCGCTATTTGGCGTCCCACAGCCTGAAAAGTGGCATCCTGAGATCGATACGGGTATTCACACCTTGATGGTTGCTCAGCAGGCCGCACTATTAAGCACTTCACTGCCCGTTCGCTTTGCAGCCCAAGTACATGACCTCGGTAAAGGTGTGACCCCACCAAATGAATGGCCTAGCCACAAAATGCACTGTCATACGGGGATCAAGCTGATCAAATCACTGTGTGAGCGAGTTCGTGTGCCGAATGAATTTCGTGATTTAGCACTGCTTGTCTGTGAGCAGCACTCCAATATTCACCGAGCCGGAGAGCTCAAGCCAGCTACCTTCCTAAAGATCCTCAACAAGTTTGACGTATGGCGTAAACCTGAAAGGCTCAATGACATCTTGTTGTGCTGCCAAGCCGACCATGCAGGAAGGAAAGGGTTAGAGTTTGAGCCTTACCCGCAAAAGCCGCGCTTTGAAGCTGCGTATCAAGCTGCATTAGGGGTTGATGTTAAAGCGGTGATTGCCGACGGCTTTAAAGGCAAAGAGATTCGAGATGAGCAAGAGAAACGCCGTGTTCAGGCTATTGAGCGCGCTCTAGTTACCACTTAG
- a CDS encoding ExeA family protein, translated as MYKEYFGFVEMPFSIVPNSRYLFLSQRHQEAMQNLQAGLGDGGGFAMLTGEVGTGKTTVAKAMLASLDDQTQAGLILNPTFSNIELLEAVCDEFEIDYPEQASLKQLSQAIHSFLLDSHEQGIQTLLVIDEAQHLAADVLEQLRLLTNLETDSRKLLKVLLVGQPELQQHLQTNQLRQLAQRITGRYHLLPLNVQEAGKYIAFRLETAGAQQMLFSNRAVKSIAQYTHGIPRLINLVCDKALQLSFHQGEKMPSQATVEQACQQIMSFQAEVYQAPVKQQSVVWPKLVQYSALSVLGLGLAWGTFTYLPQNIDKWFANQHVASDLEPQVKTALQAPIERQAEAKPLLLPEHIALQLKLGTSRASAIQDLYQLWGYQSSLRDGLCLNEPQSVFVCAEGQATLRELMELNSPVVLKLTFEEHAYHAVLYGLSDKSVELLVNQSLVQMPVTTLEALWQGDYVAIWKQPLRETLREGDSGEAVTLLDLLLSEALGENVTGQDQFDDELKRKVEAFQIWQGMSVDGIAGKKTLSRLQRIAQLDSPILMSINEERG; from the coding sequence ATGTATAAGGAATATTTTGGCTTCGTAGAGATGCCATTCTCGATTGTACCAAATTCTCGCTACTTGTTTTTAAGTCAGCGTCATCAGGAAGCAATGCAGAACCTGCAAGCTGGACTCGGTGATGGTGGTGGCTTTGCCATGCTGACCGGAGAAGTAGGGACTGGCAAAACGACCGTTGCTAAGGCGATGCTGGCATCTTTAGATGACCAGACACAAGCTGGCCTTATACTGAATCCGACATTCTCTAACATTGAGCTTCTCGAAGCGGTGTGTGATGAGTTCGAGATTGACTATCCAGAGCAAGCTTCACTTAAGCAGCTGAGTCAGGCTATTCATAGTTTCTTGTTGGACAGCCATGAGCAAGGTATTCAAACTCTACTGGTTATCGATGAAGCGCAACACCTTGCTGCGGATGTTCTAGAACAGCTACGCCTTCTGACCAATCTAGAGACAGACAGTCGTAAACTACTGAAAGTGCTGCTGGTGGGGCAACCCGAGCTGCAGCAACATTTGCAAACCAATCAACTTCGACAGCTAGCCCAACGCATCACAGGGCGTTATCATCTGCTGCCTCTCAATGTCCAAGAGGCGGGTAAGTACATTGCGTTTAGACTGGAGACAGCCGGTGCACAGCAGATGTTGTTCTCTAATCGCGCAGTGAAATCCATCGCTCAATACACTCATGGTATACCGAGATTAATAAACCTTGTGTGTGACAAAGCGCTTCAGCTGAGTTTTCATCAAGGCGAGAAAATGCCTTCTCAAGCCACCGTTGAACAAGCGTGTCAGCAGATCATGTCGTTCCAAGCCGAGGTGTATCAAGCGCCTGTTAAACAGCAGTCGGTAGTTTGGCCGAAACTGGTGCAGTACAGCGCGTTGAGTGTGCTGGGTTTGGGGCTCGCTTGGGGAACGTTTACCTATCTGCCACAAAACATCGACAAGTGGTTTGCTAATCAACATGTGGCGTCTGACCTTGAACCTCAGGTAAAAACAGCGCTTCAGGCGCCCATCGAGAGGCAAGCTGAAGCAAAACCTCTGCTACTCCCTGAACATATTGCTCTGCAGCTTAAACTAGGTACAAGCCGAGCTTCTGCTATCCAAGACCTGTATCAGTTATGGGGGTATCAATCTTCACTTCGTGATGGTTTATGTTTGAATGAGCCACAGAGCGTGTTTGTTTGTGCTGAAGGGCAAGCGACACTGCGTGAACTGATGGAACTCAACTCACCAGTGGTGCTGAAATTAACTTTTGAAGAGCACGCTTATCATGCGGTGCTGTATGGCCTTTCTGACAAGTCGGTTGAGTTATTGGTGAATCAATCTTTGGTTCAAATGCCGGTTACGACATTAGAGGCGCTGTGGCAGGGGGATTACGTTGCAATATGGAAACAACCTCTGAGAGAGACGCTGAGAGAGGGCGATTCCGGAGAAGCGGTCACTTTGCTTGACCTGTTACTGTCTGAAGCATTGGGAGAAAATGTAACGGGGCAAGATCAGTTTGATGACGAGCTAAAGCGCAAGGTCGAGGCGTTTCAGATTTGGCAAGGAATGTCAGTAGATGGCATTGCGGGCAAAAAAACGCTCTCACGCCTACAACGAATCGCTCAGTTAGATTCACCTATCCTGATGAGTATTAATGAGGAGAGAGGGTAA
- a CDS encoding general secretion pathway protein GspB, translated as MSRTMSRLQTSQMPGFQQHLVSTQAPKLRSHRGASIALSLLLLLVPSLLVAGGLLYQERTSKEQESEVALTEPVSVVEPATSESIPTQAVAELDTGLMASELFSIRPAPQVGELKALPRQMSFVSVNTETVNSDEQETQISNEQDNSALAQIDYESKPQQPPAESSNPPLAQNTGSANSDASESDLLQGLDLTELSPELALKIESILENSDSSSEVDIDRYRPQPTVQLESHTQSLSGRLPSLNLQTHMYSSSAERRWVKINDKEVAQGDWITPEVQLIEVKPQSIVVEFEEQAIEIPALYEWQG; from the coding sequence ATGTCTCGAACAATGAGCCGTTTACAAACATCGCAGATGCCAGGATTCCAGCAACATCTCGTTTCGACTCAAGCTCCAAAGTTGCGTTCGCATCGCGGTGCATCAATCGCGTTGAGCCTACTGTTGTTATTGGTGCCGTCATTACTCGTTGCGGGTGGTTTGCTTTATCAAGAGCGAACCTCTAAAGAGCAAGAGAGTGAGGTTGCACTAACTGAGCCAGTAAGTGTGGTAGAGCCTGCCACGTCAGAGTCGATTCCCACTCAAGCGGTCGCAGAGCTCGACACTGGCTTGATGGCGTCTGAGCTGTTTAGCATTCGTCCTGCACCTCAGGTGGGTGAACTGAAAGCTTTGCCGCGTCAAATGAGCTTTGTATCGGTTAACACTGAAACAGTTAACAGTGATGAGCAAGAGACTCAAATATCGAATGAACAAGACAACTCTGCATTAGCTCAAATTGACTATGAGAGTAAGCCGCAACAACCGCCTGCTGAATCGAGCAACCCACCACTGGCTCAGAACACCGGCAGTGCAAACAGTGACGCGAGCGAAAGTGACCTGTTACAAGGGCTGGACCTTACCGAGCTGTCACCGGAGTTAGCCCTAAAAATTGAGTCCATTCTTGAGAACAGCGATTCATCGTCTGAGGTGGATATTGACCGATACCGACCTCAACCGACAGTTCAGTTAGAGTCGCATACTCAGAGCTTGAGTGGGCGCTTACCGAGTCTGAACCTGCAAACGCATATGTACTCAAGCAGTGCAGAGAGGCGTTGGGTGAAAATCAATGATAAAGAGGTGGCACAAGGGGATTGGATAACCCCGGAAGTGCAGCTGATAGAAGTGAAGCCGCAATCTATTGTAGTGGAGTTTGAAGAGCAGGCTATCGAAATTCCTGCGCTTTATGAGTGGCAAGGTTGA
- a CDS encoding TIGR04211 family SH3 domain-containing protein, with amino-acid sequence MKKLISFVLFAMLAAPAAFAQDRYIADKLFTYMHSGPNNSYRIIGSVDAGEKITFLQANKQTGYTQIQDNRGRKGWVESKFVTSQESMALRMPKLEKELAEVKAKLANARQSADSEKAGLISSLESRNTQISELEQNYSEISQQLTSVQTENRELRAKLDTQKDDLLLKYFMYGGGVAGLGLLFGLILPHLIPRKRKSPNGWA; translated from the coding sequence GTGAAAAAACTGATTAGCTTCGTTTTGTTCGCAATGCTTGCAGCCCCAGCTGCGTTTGCACAAGACCGTTATATTGCTGATAAACTATTTACTTATATGCACTCTGGCCCAAATAATAGCTACCGTATTATTGGTAGTGTCGATGCTGGTGAAAAAATCACATTCCTACAAGCAAATAAGCAAACGGGTTACACCCAAATTCAAGACAACCGTGGCCGTAAAGGCTGGGTTGAGAGTAAGTTTGTCACTTCTCAAGAGAGCATGGCACTGCGTATGCCTAAGCTAGAGAAAGAGCTAGCTGAAGTGAAAGCGAAATTGGCAAATGCGCGTCAAAGCGCAGATAGCGAGAAAGCGGGTTTAATCAGCTCTCTTGAATCTCGCAACACGCAAATTTCTGAGCTAGAGCAGAACTACAGCGAAATCAGCCAACAGCTGACAAGCGTTCAAACGGAAAACCGCGAGCTACGCGCTAAGCTAGACACGCAAAAAGACGACCTACTATTAAAGTACTTCATGTACGGCGGCGGTGTCGCTGGCCTAGGTCTGTTATTTGGTCTGATTCTTCCGCACCTAATCCCGCGTAAGAGAAAATCACCAAACGGTTGGGCGTAA
- a CDS encoding inorganic phosphate transporter, which produces MDILANYGTVLILIAAAFGFLMAIGIGANDVANAMGTSVGSKALTVKQAIIIAMIFEFAGAYLAGGEVTDTIRKGVIETSLFAHQPDVLVFGMMSALLAAGTWLLLASYMGWPVSTTHSIIGAIIGFACVSVGTEAVDWGSVQGIVGSWIITPVISGFFAYVIFVSAQRLIFDTENPLFNAKRFVPVYMFITTMVIALVTIKKGLKHVGLHLSNTEAWVWAAGVSAIVMVGGYLYIQKKFANREEDHSFAGVEGIFSVLMVITACAMAFAHGSNDVANAIGPLSAVVSTVEHMGEITGKSTIAWWILPLGGFGIVVGLATLGHKVMATVGTGITELTPSRGFAAQLATACTVVLASGTGLPISTTQTLVGAVLGVGFARGIAALNLGVVRNIVASWIVTLPAGALLAVVFFYAIQGMFIG; this is translated from the coding sequence ATGGATATCCTTGCTAACTACGGCACTGTCCTGATTCTTATTGCAGCAGCTTTCGGTTTCTTGATGGCTATTGGTATTGGTGCGAATGACGTTGCGAACGCAATGGGCACTTCAGTAGGCTCAAAAGCTCTAACCGTTAAACAAGCGATCATTATCGCAATGATCTTTGAATTTGCTGGTGCTTATCTTGCTGGCGGTGAGGTTACCGATACTATCCGTAAAGGTGTTATCGAGACATCTCTATTTGCACACCAACCTGACGTACTTGTATTCGGCATGATGTCAGCACTGCTTGCTGCTGGTACATGGCTACTACTTGCTTCTTACATGGGCTGGCCTGTATCAACAACACACTCAATCATCGGTGCTATCATCGGTTTCGCTTGTGTGTCTGTGGGTACAGAAGCGGTGGACTGGGGCAGTGTTCAAGGTATTGTTGGTAGCTGGATCATTACGCCTGTTATCTCTGGTTTCTTCGCTTACGTTATCTTCGTAAGTGCTCAGCGTCTGATCTTTGATACTGAGAACCCACTGTTTAACGCTAAACGTTTTGTACCTGTATACATGTTCATCACAACAATGGTGATCGCGCTGGTAACAATCAAGAAAGGTCTAAAACACGTTGGTCTTCACCTAAGCAACACTGAAGCTTGGGTTTGGGCTGCTGGTGTTTCTGCGATCGTTATGGTTGGTGGCTACCTATACATCCAGAAGAAATTCGCTAACCGCGAAGAAGACCACAGCTTTGCTGGCGTGGAAGGTATCTTCTCTGTTCTTATGGTTATCACAGCGTGTGCGATGGCATTTGCTCACGGTTCAAACGACGTAGCGAACGCGATTGGTCCACTGTCTGCTGTTGTATCAACGGTTGAACACATGGGTGAAATCACGGGTAAGAGCACCATCGCATGGTGGATTCTGCCTCTAGGTGGCTTTGGTATTGTTGTTGGTCTAGCAACTCTTGGCCACAAAGTAATGGCGACAGTTGGTACTGGTATTACAGAACTCACACCAAGCCGTGGCTTTGCAGCACAACTTGCAACAGCGTGTACCGTAGTTCTGGCTTCTGGTACTGGTCTACCAATCTCAACAACACAAACACTTGTTGGTGCAGTATTGGGTGTTGGTTTCGCTCGCGGTATCGCGGCTCTAAACCTTGGCGTAGTTCGTAACATCGTTGCTTCTTGGATTGTAACACTGCCAGCAGGTGCACTGCTTGCGGTTGTATTCTTCTACGCAATTCAAGGTATGTTCATTGGCTAA
- a CDS encoding TIGR00153 family protein yields MPVNTIMGLFAKSPIKPLQRHVVCVNECCSHLVNFFEVSSKGDWEKAAEIRAQISHLEKEADVLKREIRLKLPRGLFMPVDRTDMLELLTQQDKLANLAKDIAGRVYGRQLVVPAPLQENFIAYVKRCLDAANQAQNVINELDELLETGFKGREVTLVAEMIHQLDVIEDDTDAMQIELRQQLMAIEADLNPVDIMFLYKILEWVGGIADQAQRVGARLEVMLSRS; encoded by the coding sequence ATGCCAGTAAATACAATTATGGGGTTATTTGCAAAGTCCCCAATTAAACCTTTGCAACGTCACGTTGTGTGTGTGAACGAATGTTGTTCTCACCTAGTTAACTTCTTTGAAGTCTCTTCAAAAGGTGACTGGGAAAAGGCAGCTGAAATTCGTGCGCAGATTTCTCATCTTGAAAAAGAAGCAGATGTACTAAAACGTGAAATCCGCCTTAAACTTCCTCGCGGTTTGTTTATGCCAGTTGATCGCACCGATATGTTGGAGCTATTAACTCAGCAAGACAAACTTGCAAACCTAGCGAAAGACATCGCTGGCCGCGTTTACGGTCGTCAGCTTGTCGTTCCTGCTCCTCTACAAGAGAATTTCATCGCTTACGTTAAACGTTGCCTAGATGCAGCGAACCAAGCACAAAACGTAATCAATGAACTAGATGAATTACTTGAGACTGGCTTTAAAGGCCGTGAAGTAACGCTCGTTGCTGAGATGATTCATCAATTAGATGTAATCGAAGATGATACAGACGCGATGCAGATCGAGCTACGCCAACAACTCATGGCAATTGAAGCAGATCTAAACCCTGTCGACATCATGTTCTTATACAAGATTCTTGAATGGGTCGGTGGTATTGCAGACCAAGCGCAGCGTGTTGGCGCTCGTCTTGAAGTAATGCTTTCTCGATCTTAA